CCAACCTGTATTCAGTGGATTTCTGAACCCATTAACCCTCATGGTAGTATAATATgaacatataaaactattttttcttccTTCCTATAAAACTTTTTTCTTCCTATAAACATGTCATTCTTTCAAAGTTAAAAAAGGCCTAGAGTTAGcaaaaacatagattttttttctattctctgaagaattattaaataataatagtgcaGTTTGGTGTCCTGGtggtaatttttaagttaaaaccaaattttaagcattacaaattttgttacaCTCCTCATGGAGTAATTTTTAGATTACTATTTATCACAAAAGAAGATAGCTCACGTTAGAATTAAAAAAcccatgttttaattttaatttattttaacacgttCCATGGCAACTTGTATCCCATCCTGTACACATGAACTTTTTACAACTATCGCCGTGTACCCAATTGGGTACACACCAGGCTTTTGTAAATCGCGTTGTGCGCCCGATGTGGTACACATTGCTATGGATTTCATTATTGTgcttttattgtttgcctgtcttggtggtttgttaaatgtgatgccgtgctgaaataaataaataccttagacaATTGTGTACCCTGTCGGGCacacgattgcttaattttttaggtaccAATTGGGGTACTGTATTTgggaaaaacaatttatattgaaataaatttgtttgtggaAAATGCAAAAGCCTACACacatttcttgttatatttagacgtttattgtaaaaaaaacacagttttttgtcagtttattattgaaaaattcaatggCAACTAAAAACGTCCTGAAATAAGCTGTTGTTGTgaacatgttaaataaaaagttgaactccattttctaatattattaacatatgtAGGTGTAATCATTCAAAATCCTGTTAGactatctttttaaattaatttaatgacatAGTTACAATTCTccatgaatttgtaaataaagaatagtctattaaaccatttttaaggaaattgtgtttttttttaataagtgaatAGAAATAGCAAAAGTTTTCTGTGATTGTATCTCAGTGTGTTTCTTGGTGAACAACCatttcagtttattaaaaaaattttgataaatagaGTTACAATATTTGAGTCAGAGTTggctatttttaaaacaatacatttatagttCCTTCTTAGGTCTAATTCTTTTTCagcaatattgttttaattatctttttttcaaaccattgtatatttttgtattatattgcgACAATTAAAGCAGactctaataattaataaaaagctactagttaatatattttacatgaacttAACAATTTGCATTTGACtaaacataattgtaatataaatagaaaactacATAGTGgaggaaacaagatttttatttCGGACAtgtgccatcattcagtgaaaccaaaaaattaataacactaacgttttcaagatctgcaatctgatctcttcttcaggtaaagtgACTAACCtatcacataattacaaactaggctaaaataaacaaatcataccagggCATTGTAACACGCCTAAGTcaagaaatcacaaccaccatgttgtatgtcaactacACTagctctaaaacatgcacttaatacaaaaactaaacactacactgaagaagagatcagattgtagatctcgaaacttagtgcgactgaattttttgtttcactgaacgatgccaaatgtccggaaaaatcctgtttcctccacaatacttccatcgtcaaaaataaacttcaaacaaagtacgtAGTGAATATGGGATTTTCTTCTCAATAATgtgaattttatgttatttaacaataaacagctgtttataTTCTAATTTCTGATGTTTTTCTTTTCCAGATAATACTGCAAGGTATTATTAGTCTATTTGCCACCATGTATGGCGTAATGGCAGTTGCCGgagattttaaagaaattaggGCCACCGTGGATTTGGAAGCAAAGTCGTGGGAGACACTGAGGAATTTGCCGTCGTTCTATGTCTTCAACCATCGAGGAAAAGCCCTGTCCCCGGACTATGAGCTTCCAACACCAAACCAGAAGTACGTGGCTCCGGACCTGTCGCTGCTGTtacaaaaaaactgaaacaacGAAAAAAGATTCAAAACACGAATGAGTGTGCATTCACGATTGTTCTTCACAGACTACCAAATCTAATTTAGTGCATTGTTTGTTTTCagtgaaagtaatttatttattgtttaccatTAATTTAGAGATAAAGACAATgcatttaatatgttattatttgtctTGTTTTGTCTTTTTCTAACTAAAATAGGAAATGTGATAAGTAAAGTCTTATTGCAAACCGTTGAAACGagcttagtttttttttctccttTTGAAATACTGATTCTTTTCTTTTAGTTATTAATGAggtaaaaattagttattttatattttaaactaaattgttaCCAAGTTTAACCTAATTTGGCCAGGTTGTGCTTTGTCCAACTTCTTATTAGCAAATTAATTAGGTGTCCAACTTCTTATTAGCAAATTAATTAGGTGTCCCAACTTCTTATAAGCAAATTAGTTATGTAAGAGTTAGTGATTTAGTGACAAGACATGCTGAAAAAGAGGGTTCATTGATGAAAGAAGGAATTAAAAATccataaagacatttttgtttttacagattACTTTACTCCATAGGCATATACATTCTTCTttaacttttcatatatttttagtacaagaAGTTACACACATGGAAAATGTCAAATAGTACAGTAGTGATCCTAACTGTTTCTTAACAACCTAGctgctgtttaaaattaaaagaaatgttaagTAACCCTTGAAAATTCTGTGCACTAAGGCATTAGTGTATAACATATTACACAAtctataatccaaatttaacattgacttcagttatagcatttttttatgaataaaacataacttgTATTACAGTTTTCCTAGTAGTAGCAATATCTTTCTCAAGATAGCTTGTtacatgataaattcacatttttgtccTTTCAAGTGGGTTTTATGCCAGtgcctaaataataaaaaacctacaCACAAAGTCAgcctaaaataaagttttctgtgttaggatagttaggctacatgtaataaaattaaccttttaaaatctcttatgagtgtgttcagtttgtttacaaatgtatttattctgctgttttctcaTTGTCATTATGGTTActcaatgtataaatatttgctaaaactcagccaaatcccatgaagtgacatggatcatcattgaactcagtgttcctcatatagaaatgaggcttcatgcacaatttcaggtctataggtccatttttgagatattgtacGGACAGAGTGGcagacagaaatataatttctcCGTcctcttgagtgataggcttcactaatgcttaGTCAATAAATATGGATCGTCAATCGATCACACAGCCATAATCACAAGtggtaaacttttaaaataacgcAAGAACAGAAGAAAAGGTCCAAACATAGAACCTTGTAGCACACcgtgttttgtgatttttaatgtgTTGTTACCAAAGCCGGAGCTACATATTTTTCTAGAGAGGGCAAGTCCTAAAAGTGCCACCCTTTCCCACTAATCAATTCTGTCAATGTATAACTTACTTTTATGTTGCTTCTAAATCAGCTTGTAAATAATCCggaagtaattaataattattatattagtggTATTTTGTATCTATGATAAAACtgaagttttttacttttttatttggaaGATGAGGGCAAaccaaacaattttatataattattgtattatatttacattgtaaacattacaaaatgatAATGTTACCATAATTCTATACTATGTCAGTACtattacttattacttactactttttaaatttttcacaataGCACAGCCAATATTTGACATTCTTTcaagttaaaaacaaaatccaCTAgcagttttcaagatattttgctgcaaatatatttattatatcaaatgaaatattatggtttttgatgtggtatttaaatatattgatttccAAAGGAGAGTTTTGTACTCAATTTATAAGGTACTTAAAGGTATTAGTTTCATGGTGCTtcttaaataacttaattaatttcagcTTGCTCTCCACCAAAACTACAGAGACTGGAAGAATTATGAATATTTGGAGTTACTTGATGTTGTTTGGGTAACCTTCGTCTAAGTGTtgctcataaataataattttatttgtggtataaaattttttaattgttatctaTTTCAAGACTGCCATTTAAAACCCTGTATTCCTTTGACCAGTTCCTCTTTGTTTAAATCTTGCTGTTTAAATCTTAAAGATGCCctacttaaaatatatagttattatgcatcgaaatactttttattttctttgatattttcATTAGTTATTCAGTAAACAAATCGTAAACGCTTTtttgaatttcattatttaaatattaaaatagtacacacttaataagaaaaactaaaaagtggtTAAAtgcttattaatatttaaaatgacaaaataaatgtaaaactatttaaagtttgaaattgttCTTAAGGGGAAAATTCAATGGTGCATTACAGCCGTCTCTTAAAGACGATATGTAAGAGTAAATATTTCTACAACTGCCAATAAACATTTTGATGTGATAAAATGTACCTTTTTTACTCATAAGGAATGATTAACGTGCATCAGCCATTTGTAATCAAAATATGTTTGTGCATAAAAAAGCCATTTAcagaaagttaatttaaattgaatttatataaatttaatttgtaactttttactattgtatattttttgacaattaaataaataatttggtttattgctaaaaattaaatttatctgtatTCATTCCGTCACATCTTGGaactactttaatattaatagctGTTTCATTTAGTTCTACAATTTCATGACGTGTGCTTATTTtgttttgtcattttttaaatgaaaatatttatcatctttaaaatatatagttttaaactagACAAtacaaaaagaatataaattttatcagttCTGAAAATTCATCTCGAGATAATCCGTGACATTTCTAAGTGTGTTATTTATCAACAGATCAGCAAATTACGTCGTGAAATAAAGATAAAAGATATTTGATTGTCTCTTTATAGATTCAGCAATAGTTTGCAAGCATTAGTTTTATCTCAGGTAAGCTGATTTAATATTCGTTTCTTTTAATCAATGTTCATTGTAAGAATAGTTTGTAATACACTTCATTTTACTTGACATCATTATTAACCTAAATGACGTTTGagaaaattacttttacaaatgaaaccaacttaaaaattaaatatttggatacTATTTTTATGTACACAACTCATTGGCCACCATTTTGATTGAAAAAGTGTAATTAAGTTTTCTTTCCACCTAAGAGTTTGGCTTAAAATGATGTacaagtttgattttaaaaactcaagAATTGAATTCTAGACCATGGAATTGGCATACctttttctgaaaaattaactaaaaaaatgtctAAAGGGTTCTTTTTTGAGAAACGTTTAATTCACTATTCTACGATATTCATCCTCGATTTAAGAAATCCTGAAATACCCTGTATGTAATATAAGGTTAGTTTTTAATTCTTTGGGTGAAGATCAGGGAAATTCAAAACAATTTCCAGGAAATTCTTCCTTTTGGGAGATTTTAACAGATTTGATGACAACAATTGCAACGAAACGGACAATTGGTAAGAAGCTTTTGTTCAAGGATATcgttaataaacatttgtttacattctctGCCACTTTCTAAAAAAATCCTCTCTTTGAAAATTGAATTATCGCTTGTTTCTTACAGTTAGAACACGCTGCTTCCAAAATAACATGATTTTGTTCCTAAATCTACCAAACCCTATGATAAAATTGTGCTAAATCTGACCAGAGTTACACCATACTTGGCTTTTTAAGTCTTAAAAAACTAGTAAcagatttttaacattaataaggaCAGAGAAGGCAAAACAAACCTAAGAGAAGTGGAAGAAATGTACttgaacaataaaatagtaaaactcaTTGACACCAAAggaattaaaaaaggttttaagaatttaaaaatgcatttaagaataaaaaaattaaatgtctagTAAACGTTCCAGTTTAAAATGCGTGGTAACAAAGTCACTTACAAAGTAAGAAGAATGATTACTTGAATAATAATATTCTCTATTatcaaaatgtactttttgatgAAATTGAAAGCTTCGCCAGTTGAAAAGTTTTTACAGGCAGTGCAGGATTGGCTTAAAACTCGAACGTtcgaatttaattaaaaatacagctAGGCCTCCTGTTTGATCCAAACCCCGCAAGGAAGAAAACGCCTTTGCAGTAATGAGTTTCTAAGGTGAATGATTAAGGCTGAGAATAacgaaattccaaataaaaatgttttaaagttcgAATCAACTTGTCaggataaaattatataagtatttattcttCACCTTAGCTATAATGTGgattttataaaatggaaaacatCAGCAGCTGCTACTCTGACAAACTTTGCGGTTTTTTTGTACGTCTGAAGCAGAGGTTGGATTCCAATCCTTAAACCTCAGTTcgctatttttgtattataactatTGCAAGATAGCAAATACCGGAATCGGAAATTTTATTACATGCAAATCATACATTGAAATTCATcaagtgttaaaaaaatgtaaattaattccgCGGCGCTATTATAGTTAATCAAAAATAGTGTTGAAGGTTGGCAActattctgaatttaattttcttgCCAATCATCCaccaataatatcaaatttaaaagtaaataaattattttgcgcCACTAGTGTATAATTTGTATTCTCTGGTATCGTTTTCATTTACCAGCAGCAAGCAAACTGTTCAGAATGTGTCAAGGAGCAGAAACCGTTGAAAACTCAGCACCGATTGTGAATGCTCTTTCTGGAAAAGCTCAAGGTAGTGGAAACGAGGATTATCCATATTTCCCAAGTCTTGAGGGTATTTCAGTCACGTTTTTCGTTCTCCTTCGTatgttgtgttatttattttctcatcCGTACTTAAAGCATTAGTCTATTAAgtgtattttatgttaaataaatacaacggTGTCCAGTTCAAGCGGTATGATTGAATGGCGACGACTTCGGAAAGCCTTTGTTATGAATGACAAACCATTAGCCACCCATTCATCAAATATGGGTTATGTTCATCATACggtatttatattgtatgaaattattGGAGTACTACcgaattatttttatagaattaaaataaaacatttgactaGGTTACAATAGGTAACAGCAACTAAGTTACACTTTCGGCTTTGTGGTTGGTACCGTGAAAATGGTACTGGAAACTAGGGTCTTACGTTACTGTTGAGTTAAGAATGGTGTAGGCATGATACCGTGTAAATTGTGTTGAAAATCAAGATGTATATAAGAAGATAATgcaccaaaaaataaaatatgctgcCACTTGAAACATTACCATTTATGTATTTCATGCTTTACGAATAAATGTCTGGAAAGCTAAATGACGTGGACGGCCATTGTGCTTTCACTATTTGTTTTACTTCGAAGAATACAGACAATCTGAGATTAGTATTTAAAATCATTGAGACAAGAGTGACTCAACATATTGatgtttgtttaataatataattgacgATATATCTCTTAGTACAAAAACAATCAAGACAAATATTAACTTCATACATACAAGAATTATTGCTATATGGTCAATACTCTATGCACATAAGTCGGTTCAGCAGtttccttgattttttttaattctgcatTTATCGTCTGCCGTGTTGCTGTCTGTTTCTGTCGTCTCGTTTCCAATAGTTATGTCGTTCTGGCGAGTTGTTTCCCTCCGTCTCCAACTGACCTGCCCGTGTATTTCGTGTGGAGGATAGGCCTTCGCCGGGTTATAGTGGTGTTTATGCCTGATACTGCTTGGtaccaaattattttgaaagcCAACTACTGGATTTGTCAGAGCACAAAGGTAaccatacaaacataaaaatgtgtgtCACctctaaaagttattttaaggTAGTTCCTATCATGCTTTATAATAAGGTTAGTTTTTAATGgtgcaatatttttctaaaagattATAATTAGTGTTAAGTCGTACAGAgagaagacaattttaaattgtgactGCGTGTCTATTATGATATGCTCTAAGCCAACACGTAAGGTAAATTGAATAACAGTTAAAGGAAAGTTGACAGAAAGCTCATCTATTCATTGAGTTTCCATTTCTTATCTTAAAACACACATATGGTTGTATaatacaaaaccttacacaatcAGGATTCCTTTACTAGGCTGTGCTCTGAATTTCAAATGTACATAAACCTAATTTAACTTCTGTAGTTTGAGATCTGTGATGTTTTTAGAGCCAAAGATTTAACTTTCCCATAAAAAAACCAGACTAAATGTAGGCCTACCTAAATCTAGCACAATAATTAGAATTGTACTTATACATTCatatctcaaaattaaattaaaaaaaccaagaaTCAGTGTCTTAAATTTCATGTTTACTCTTActtatgttatttgtttatttaattgcatggtaaacaccattttacaataattgacaCAAACATTGTTAACAGTCTTATTTGGTATAGATTCACTTAACATATATCTGGTATAGCCTAAGGTGTATTTCAGAATGACTAAATAGTTCCTGGAGTAAACCGAATACCTCAAAATTTGTACCTGTTGTTACTGAACAACTGGCCCAATTGTTCCTCCCACCATATTGGTGGTTTATGTACATCAAAGCCTGTTTGTTTATGGCAAGTCCATATGAGTGCTTCCTCTTCTTTTAGTTTGGttggaatgttttaaatttgtttgtacattgAAAACACCTGTAATTTTTAAAGTGGACACTACAAATTTGAGGGGCAAAGTATGATACTGGACCCAGTTTTTATCTCACctattacaatcatcgatactttattGAATAACATAAAACTATCAATTGATATccagtaattaatttgtaatcaagtaattaatttattcatagcgcTATGTAGTTTCACTTTTGCCATAATTGTAGCTCttcgtatttctttatttatatgctttgtgcagatgttatttattattatatttggcatttgttttgtatgtgtatgtgtttttCACTCGTTATTGTTAAGGATGGTAGTTTGTATTgtgaagtgttttatttatttatttatttattttttactttgctgGTGTTTATAGATCTTTGTCActtgttattcattcttagtttttttttacattgtcacttatttaaaaatattttattaacattgttgtttatttatatatttctttttttgttcttgtCATCCATTTATAGTTTCTGCACTGTTACTTATTTATGGATAGTTTGTTTTTtgcactgttatttatttctaggttGCTTATCTGCTCaacaattattatcattactgttatatttattataatttatacttattatgtacACTATCAATCATGTCTAGGAGTATAGAGTCCAATCGCATGTTTGGCTTGACCCTGTCATGTCTGGGCACTGTAATGGTAATTAGCTACCTTGCACTACgtttattgttataaagtggtctttgaccgttgaaaggaaataaaata
The sequence above is a segment of the Homalodisca vitripennis isolate AUS2020 unplaced genomic scaffold, UT_GWSS_2.1 ScUCBcl_5477;HRSCAF=12209, whole genome shotgun sequence genome. Coding sequences within it:
- the LOC124373404 gene encoding ER membrane protein complex subunit 5-like, with the protein product VYILISDVFLFQIILQGIISLFATMYGVMAVAGDFKEIRATVDLEAKSWETLRNLPSFYVFNHRGKALSPDYELPTPNQKYVAPDLSLLLQKN